The Desmodus rotundus isolate HL8 chromosome 2, HLdesRot8A.1, whole genome shotgun sequence region atttaatttctttttcttcactggTTACCTGCTCATTTTAAGCTTTCTAATTTACTTAATTCTGTAATGTtcctcattctctcttctttgtgCTATTCAGGgacaaatttaatatatttttaatttattgtatccaattaaattttttaatgaatgcattcatttattattttcttagtgtTTCACAAAACTTGCTTTTCTCCTGAGCTAAGAAGATTTCCTGCTAAGGCTAaccaatgaaatgaaaacaaataagagCATCCTACCTATATGTaatctaataaatatttgaaaaatcaaaggTCAAAAATTACCAAAAGTAAAAGTAAGAGGTAGAAACACATTTTCCTGCCAGTAATGTATGGGTCAAAGAAAACTAACCCGAGTATCTTCTATGAGAAACtaaaccttgattttttttttattaaaatgagtgTTTTACACTACTTCTGATTATAATGTATCTCTCAAGGTTTAGGAAAAGATTTTTTGGATTGGTTGATTACAATCAACTTTCTTCAATTTATACCACACACTTCAAAGTCAGCTGGACTAAAGACTAATCCTTTTAAGCTATTACCTTTCATGTACATCTTCAGGTGATTTCAAATCTGATGATGTGATGACGAGACACTCAGTATTCACCAGCTTCCATCTTATTTATCATACTTGGTTCATTTCCAAGGACTAAAGGCCTgagtcattaaaaattatatgccCCATTTAAGCAGGTTTTCTGCACACTTTACTcagtgaaaaaatgtttaatgcatTTCCCCCTTATAAAAGTATGTCTTTTTTATGATTTATCAACCTTTAAACCTGGTATAAAACTAGATGCCTCTCAGCCTCACACCCTAGTGGTGCATAATTCCTGAGAACAGCAAACTTTAGTAATAAAGTCATTCTTGTATCTCCAAGTAATTATTCTTGGGGGAAAAAGTCTCATAGTTGTAAATTCCTTTATCAGACTATGTATTTTAACCTGCTTTCCTTAAATACAGAAACTAGAACACCCCTCCCTTCAGGTAACCAATTGATTGTGTCAAGATAAGAAATCATTTGTTCTCACTATTTCATTGCTTCTTTTTcaagtgtgtatttttaattaaaatatatagttttcagTATGGTTCAAGGggatgtttatttaaaagtaaaagtttcTAAGAGCTAACAttattcaagaaaagaaaagattaattaTATCAACAATATTCCAGCAAATAAAATGATAGCTATAAGAGATAATAAATACAACTAACATTTATGATAACTCTTTTAATTCACACAACAATTCTATGAggcaaattattattattattattattattattattatcattatccctattttatatatGACAAAGCCAAGACATTGAAAGGCTTATAACTATATAAGCCTTTGGGCATCGTTCCACAAGGCAAAAGGTCGCCAGATtcattccgggtcagggcacatgcctggattgctgtTTGGTCCCCAGTGAGGGCTTGTGCAGGAGGCAATCATGGGATTGATTAATCATCATGGGATATGTACCTAGTCTTGAATTACCACTAATTAGCTAAAGACCTGGCAGAAGTCGCTTAATATTTCTCGGTCACACTCTTGTAAAAGGAAAGAGTTGCACTCAAAGGTGATAAGGATTACCAAGCAAGGAACTGTTtttaaggaagaagaagaggaggaggaggaggaagaggaaggcggggcaggggaagacaaagaaagaagaaggagaaggagggggaaaagaaggaagttgtTCTTGGATAAAGAATAAATCCATGGAGAACATTGGTTTAAACACTGGTTTAAATCCAGGGAGGCCTTCATAGTTCCAAATGAGTAAGTAGAAGCTTGGCAGccagaataaaaatcaaaatcataataCAGATCCCATCAGCTGAAGACACCACCACATATGAAGTTAAGCATGAAACATCAGGTGCTGCTCAGACACTGCTTGAGCTGCCACATTACCAGAATAAATCCTCCTCTGTCCCTGATTCTTTGTATCACTAACTTCCAGGTCAAAGTCCCAGATGGATGAAGCTGATTGGCTACACAAAATCACATGAATGCCATCATTGCAAAGAACTTTGAGAAATAAAGTATCTTGCCTTGTTGATTTCTGTAGTAGAAAACTGGCCAGGGTTCTCAGTCGAATTTTGCCTCCGCGTCCGCGCCAGCCCAGAGCCCAAGGGGGCAGACGGTGTGTCCCGGCACGGCGGGAGGATGGTCATCTGTGTGTTCattgcctcctcctccagcttcgtggcgataaagaagaaacaccaaGATGTGGTTAGATTTCTGGAAGCCAACAAGATAGAGTTTGAGGAGGTGGATATCACAATGTCAGAAGAACAGAGGCAATGGATGTACAAAAACATCCCCCCAGAAAAGAAGCCTGCTCAGGGCAACCCTCTGCCACCTCAGATATTTAATGGTGACCGATACTGTGGAGATTATGACAGTTTTTTTGAATCAAAGGAAAGCAACACAGTATTTTCATTCTTAGGCCTGAAGTCATGATTAGCATCAAAGGCAGAACCATAGAGAAGACAAGTGGAAAATGATGGAGATGCATTTTGGACCGCCCCCTGGTACTCAGCACACACCGGCTTGCCTAATGCATCACTGTGACAAAAGCCACATTCATCATCAGTAACTTTGCTTGTATTTGGAGAAGGTGTTTTTGGAAGACGTGGGTGTAATGGGATTGCATGATTGCTTTAAACAAAATCAGAACAGTGGtgggttttttcttattttcagaatTGCCTGCAGTTGCCTCACTCACTTGGAGGTACTATCACCTGTTATAGGTGTGTTTCCCTAATGAGTGAAAGATAAGTAAGTGGCGCCATCAGAAAGAAAATGCTGTATCTGCCCTAGGTTGTAGTTGGTGCCAGTATTTCTCAGACCTGCTTCTCTTTAAGCTGCCTGGATTGTATCCTTAAAATTAGTCTGCCGGGCTATTAAAATCTattgatcaaaaagaaaaaaaaaagaaaagaaaactggccAGAACTTAAGTGAAGGAGAATTcccaaaaataaacaagaagaaaaaaataatcaactaCACTGCAACACTGAGAGATCTTTTAAGTTAATAAAAGGCAGACATATCAGTACAACACtagagaaagaatataaaatgacAATATCTATCCcctaaaaaataagcatttgaattttttaaatatttaatctcaCTGCTAATCAATGTAAATTAaagttatattatttaaaaacataaatttgataaattgctttttttccaatttttattgtatttttttctattaccatttaacctcctctcacccctcccctcaccctgggGGGATATAAATCCCCTCAACCCTGCAAACAtggcactgttgtccatgtccatgagtcctttttcctttttgcttgccCCCTATACTCCCTAACACCCTCCCCCtgaactgtcatcctgctctctatctatgagtctgtctctattttgcttgttagttcagtttgttcattagatgccataGATGAgtgaaatatggtatttgtctttctctgactggcttatttcacttagcataatgttctccaggtccatacatgctgtcacaaagagtaaaattttcttcattttcatggcagagtaatattccattgtgtaactgtcccatagttgttgtatccactcatctactgatggacactaggGCAGTTTACATATCTTCACAATTATaaaaacactgcaatgaacacagggatgcttatgttctttaaaattagtttttttctttgggtatatcctcaaaagtgggatcactgggtcaaaagacagatatatttttaattttttgagatatctctaTAGTGCTTCCCATAGTGGTTGcactgtacataaagaaccccaaagattccatcaagaaactaccagaactgtCTACAGCTATACCATCCTGAATgtgcccgatctcgtctgatcttGGAAGAAACTAcgagaactgataaatgaattcagcaaagtagcaggatacaaaattaatatccagaaatcatttgaatttttatatccaatgatataaaaatatcatttgccATTTGCCAATTTAATGCCATTTAATCATTTGCCAATAATGagcaaacagaaagggaaataaagaaaacaatcccattcacaattgcatcaaaaagaataaaatacataggaatcaATCTAACCGAGGACGTAAAatacttgtactcagaaaattataagacactgaaaaaagaaattaaagaaaatacaaataagtggaagcacatgctgtgttcatgggtaggaagaattaacatcataaaatgtCCATCTACCCAaggcaatctgtagattcaatgcaattcctatcaagattccaatgtcatatttcacagaactagaacaaatatttcaaaaacttatatgggaccacaaaagaccctgcatgacaacagcaatcctgagaaagaacagcaAAGGTAAGTTGTTTTTAAGATACCCAGATTTGCAAAGATTCAGAGAAAATGAGTCCTTTAAGGGGAGCACACACTGCTATTATAATATTTCtagaggacatttggcaatacCTAACAAAAGTTTCAAGAATTTTCATGCTCTTCTATcaagcaatttcacttctaggaatgcaacttaatgaaatattttaagaacgaCACACAGACGACACACATGGATGTTGGTCTAAGAGAAAAACCTTGAGAAAATTATCAAGGTCCATCTCTAAGCAACATAATTTATATGATATTATTTATTCTATGTAATATTTGCATGCAATTTGTTGTAAATAATTTTAGTGATGTGGAAAGGTGTTTACTTCACTAAGTACAATAAAGCTTAGCAAACATTTATGTACAGCTGATGACGCAGCATCCTTTACAGGGAAAGATACTGTAACTATACTGCAAAATTTTTAGTGGAATTACTAAATGGTGACAGCataaatgattttcattttgatcatctatttttctgaaaattatttagaaaatgtgtcttttatagtgagaaaaaacaagaaaaatactttGAAGTTAAACATTTTCCCTTCAGCCTACAAAGACTCATAACTAATTTGCCTTAACTAATCATTATGTATCCATCATCTCTGGATTTATCCGAGCCTACTTGGAAGCTAGTTTCACATTTTTCCACCAAAACCACCTCTTTCAATatcaaatttcactttttaactaTGTGCTGCAAATTATATTTCCTTCATTTGTGttaaaatttactcttttaaacatctaaataaattttcaaagaagggaattaacatttattgaacacctactatgtgccaggaactatttAAATCCCATTCACATATGTTGGTTCATTTGCATTTTAGACTGGTTCCAATTATACATAACTTTCATAATTTGACAGACAtcaatcatttttcattttagcctGCATATTGCCAGACAGATGAGAGCAAATATTTTTAGATTGTCCTCAGACGGCAGCCCTCACATTCCCTTCATTCAGTTCAGGTGCCCTTTTCTGGACTTTCTCTAGCTGTTCCTCTGGTCGCAACACCAAAATTCCATACGTTGTTCTCCTAATTCTAATACCCTTTAGGGTAATTCCCAGAAATCATCAGCAGTTTTGAGAAACGAGTTGCTTTTCTGTGAGAGAATATATTCTTAGAAATCTCTCAAATAAACCCCAGTTCATGGAAATACAGATATTAgtaacttattttattattttttaaacataaattaaacCTACTTGTCAAACATCTGAGGCCCTGTAAGTGATACAACAACAAATACTTCCACAGcaatacatttttctatttttttatgagGTTCCTACCTTTTAGGAGATAATTTTATTCTCTCTGTGACTTCTTGGCACAAGAAAGCTTGGTTCTATCCCAAATTGGCCCAAAGTGATATAATTATGATTAAGCAACACTTTTGCTTAATCATAAGACTAAATATGTTTGTTTAGTTTGACAATAAAGTAGGTAGGTATTAAGAGGCTCTGGCTAAAAATGACCAGTGACAAAAATttgtaaatctctctctctctctctctctctctctctctccagcgaAACAACATAAAGTCATTAGAGCCATAGAATTGACATAAAAGCTCCTTGAAAATATGAGTGGGCCAAGAAAGGATGGCAGTAAGTCACAGACTGACCAACCCCATGGAGCAGGTCGCTCTACAAGATCAACCTAAAAAACTCCAATTTCTACTCTTTAGTAGCTAATGAGCTAAGGAAATTTGATAACTAACACATGACTTTATATCTCGGTTTTCAAGCTTTATTACTGCAATGCATATGGATACTGGCCCACACAGCCAAACCGAGAAAAAACTCCAAATGGAGATAATGAAAATTATGGGGCAGACCAAGAGGAAATCAAGCAGAAGtcctaaaataaatcaaatactcTATAAAGCCATACATGAAAGCCAGTGTCTGTGAACAGGATTGCCATATGCCTTATAGACCAATCATGTTATATGAGGCTTTTACTGTAAAACTCATAGAGCCTAATTGATTCTCAAGGCTTTAAGGGCATTAGAATTTATCTAGTCAAAACTCCACCGTGTTCATAAGATTCTGCTTCTACACAACTAACCAGGAGCCACCAGCCTCTGCCTAAACTTGCCCAATGACAGAGATTTTAACTCCTGAAACAGCCTACTTTGGCTTCAGAAGGCTCAAATCACTAGAAAGTTCTACTTTTACTAAATTGAAATCTGCTACTCTGGTGTTTCTGTATCTACCATATAAGAAGAATACACATCTAAGGGTTTCCTAAAAATGTATACAtagttttccttaaaatttgttttatatgtgtatataaacaattgttatatacacacacatatatacttataaattatccatatataaatacatgtgtaaataaatatgtatatttattcatataaaatattgatttatgcatataaatacacatatatatttacaaatatacatgtatgtatggtGCGTGTGCATTTTTCAGCATCAAATGCCCAcagctttcatcagattctcaacAAATCTACAATTCATACAACTCAAGCATCACTGTTCTGGGGGTAACACAGAATAAATCTAAATCTCACTGTGCATGAGAGATATTTGAAGACAATCAGAGCTGTGAATCTTCCCTTTTCAAGCCAACCACATGTAATTTCTTAGTGTGTTTCTCATTTCAGTATCTTTTTCAACTCACTATGCCTGAAGTATGTTCGATGTCACCTGTGAGTTAGGCCCTCCAAACTAGGCACTATTAATACTCCAGGTATTCTGCAGCACGAATAAAACAAGCTTGTCAGTCCCCACTTTTCTACAGTTCCACTTCTGTTAATGAAGCCTACTAACTTGTTTCTATCAGACCAGACGTTTCTCTGTACAGAAATTAAACTAAGGTGCAGGGAAAGGGAGCCATGGCCCAGTCAGCACAGCTCTTCACTGCCCTGGCAAGATGCACGGCCAAGGTCAGGAAAGTCCTGAGAAGTGAGGTCACTAGGTAGCTTTCTCTGTGGGTAGAAAGACACCATACTGTACTTATAAATTGCAAGAGATTTCTAGATACTTGTCTTAGTAATGCCTAATATTATCAAAACACCAGGTCACATCTGTCAGTAGGCTGTgcctacacaacattgaagaaaaaaaattctctcctcccctccattACATAAATGTAATACTTCCTTACGAGAATCTTCACTAGAAGACAGAGGAATGGAGATTTTAAGTAGTCTTCCTACCTCTTCTGTATTaataaggagagaaaatgagGTTGGAGAGAGAAACCCAGAGGCCACAGGAACTGATGAGGAAGTGACTGTTCAGATTCCTCTCCTCAGAACCACCTCCCCTGTTAGCTCCCAGCCCAAAGCTGCTGACTGACCGGCCCATGCACAAGACTTACACACTAGAATTTGCTCGTAGGGTAGTGTGTTATCAAAAATACGAAGCTGTAGTGACACAGCCCAAATCAGTCATTGCCAGGGGTTGTGGCAAAGGGCACCTACAAACGGATAGCATGAGGGAATGATTCGTGGTGAGGGAACAGGTCTGTATCCTGAGAGTGGCAATTGTAACCTGTGTTAAAACACgtaaaactgtatgccaagaatagtttatttcactttttgttaacttaaaaagtttttctctgagaaaacacaaacaaacaaacattctATATCCCACAActgcaaaagagagaaagagagagagagggagggagcaagaaagggAGAGTAAACTACCACCCTTAAACCTAGAATTAAAACTGCTTCTTCTTAATGCTATCCTTGTTTTTATGTTgcaattttatttctgagataAACTGTACAAGCAACAAGTGATTTCAGAAAGATTCTATGATGACacatttgtttagaaaaaaactatttctttttcctgcttcttaACTCTTTCTCCGTAAACAGTTGGATATATGAACTTCGGTGGAGCTATCTTTAAGCTCCAGACATAAAATGCTGCTTTTTACAGATCCAGGAACTGACTCTTAATTTAATCTAAGGTGATGCAGTCTATGAATGGGAGGAATTCTGTCAGAGATCTTCTGCTGTGGCCTAAATTCAGTCTCTAATGAACACACCTTCTAATGAGTCAAAACTAAACTCTGAGGTTTCATGCTGTTACTCCACTGACATCGTAGATACAGTTTCAGGTACCCGAAATGACTGATTTGGGGCCTCAATGCAATGCCATCAATCAGAGAGTTTGAGCTCCACCTCCAGAAATGATGATCTGATTTTCAAACATTATTTCTGAATGATACGAGGAGCCTGCAAAGTGCAGACTGATTCATAAGTTAAGcacaaggaaataagaaagagacgggttatatgtatatgaaaaaaaagCAAGCTCTGTGAAACTCTACCAAGTTATCGGTACATGagcattttttttccctgacacAAGTAAAAATTATCAGAGAAGAAGGGAGTAAAGCAGATCCAACAGAGATTTTTTCGAAGCAACTGCTGGGTCCTAGGAGGCTCCGCCAGCTGTCTGTTGAGTGAGGAATCCACAGCCACTGCTCACTGGTTGCAACGCTGGGAAAGGAATCAGAACTGAAACCTCATCACCATAGTAACACTAACTTCTGCAGTTTCCTTTTCCTCATAAAACCGTACATGAGAACTGCTAATAAGTTTCACGTTTCTTGgctttacagaagaaaaatctcaacGTGTGCGTCACTTGCCAATATTCTTCAGGTTTACAAGCTTGATAGAGTTTTCAGAGTATTCTTGCAAGATGTGTcctttttattcataaaaaaagtaggaaaatggTTGATATAAAGAAAAGTCAGATTCTAAACTTcagtgaaaaaagataaaataatgctattttcaaaaaaaattaaagaaatagagGGCTATATACCTCTATCTAATGGATTTATTGCCATATGGACTCCTTCATGATGTTTAATCACATGCCTAATAATTCATCTTTTCTCACCTCTTCCAGgtattacaataattttttatataaggATGACCAATCACATTGTTTTtgatgtaataaatatatattaatatctaCCTTGTTCTAGGTACTGGGGAGAAAATAGATAACTAAGGTATAGGATTTGCTTAAATAAGTTCAGTCTGGTAGGGGAGACAGTTTAGATAGGAAGATGTACAGAACAAAATACAGTGAGGCGAGTACAACCACAAAACTAAGCCAATCACAGTGCTTCACAGGGACTGATGAACCCTATCAGGTCGGAACACCTCTCATCATAAGCAAATAATTAATTTGTGACTCtgtgaggtgatagatgttagctaaacttattgtggtaataaTTTGCCAATAGACACACATATCAAATTATTATGTGCACCTTAAACtgatacaatgttatatgtcaattatatatcaataaaactagaccaaaaaaagaaaaaacctatcaggaagcagaagctgaggggaagaagggaaccTTTCTTGGAGAAGCACAACTAAATTTTGTATCAACTAATCAAGAGTTGACCAGTTGggcaacatgaaaaaaaaaattcctaacaGAGATGGGAATGTGCAATGAGCAGATTAAAGAACCCATTTACAGATTAGGCAAGAACCAGGTGCACCTTCATACTAACCACAATATAATGGCTTCTACTATAATGAACAGTCTATGAATTATAAAACAGTGATCAGACTCAAACTTGACTGCATGTAaatacaagagaaataaaataaaatgggcttCTTATAGGCTCTAACCAATTGCCATGGATCTCAATGGCCAACAGCATTGGAAACATGTGGATTGATTTTGAAAGAATAGACATCTTTGAGTCTGTTTGAATATATCCtatcaacaaaaaaacaaaattgacacaGTATtgtcacttaaaattttatagctTGTAGCACTTACATATCAGTGTTTCTATGTTCCCCATTCCTCCACTAAATGTAATTATTGCTTAAGACATA contains the following coding sequences:
- the LOC112322266 gene encoding SH3 domain-binding glutamic acid-rich-like protein 2 — encoded protein: MVICVFIASSSSFVAIKKKHQDVVRFLEANKIEFEEVDITMSEEQRQWMYKNIPPEKKPAQGNPLPPQIFNGDRYCGDYDSFFESKESNTVFSFLGLKS